The window TTGAACGTGTGCACCGGGTGGCCCGGAGGAACGCTTTTGGCCCCGGAGGTATCTATCGCCCCTTTCATAGCGGCGGAGTGCAGATCGCAGAGACTGAGGATCTCCGACGCAGGCATGCCGTCGGATATCAGTTCCTGCTCCACGGCGACTACCTCATCGTAGGGGACCCGCCCCAGCAGGCGGACCAGTTGCGGCCGGACCTGCTCCGGGGCCTGGCCCTGGTGAAGCTGGAGAATCAGATGCTTTAGAACATTGCGTCTGGCGGTAGTATTGTCCAATAATTCACTCATTACTACGTCTCCTGTGTCTGCAAAACCAGTGTGCAAAACTCCCAGGTGCGACCGGCTCGGAGTGGCTCGGGGCTAATTCGTGACTGTTATCGTTGCCAGGCCACGCCTGGTCCCTTTATAGCATTCACAAGGCACGTAGTCAAGGTATGGGGCGGCGCTGACAATTTCGTGGCCCGGCAGACCAATACGCCTTGCTGAACAGTAAAGTTTTAGGGGTCTCGCTACCGAATGATTGGTTTGACAATTAACATTAGTTGGTTATTTTGCCAAACAGCAAATATCGATTTCGGAGGTTCTATGAACGCACGGATGAAAACCACCTACGCGGCTCGCGCCCGGATCATCAAGGCGCTGGCGCACCCGACCCGACTGCTCATTGTCGATCAACTAGCCCGCCAAGAACGCTGTGTCTGCGAGCTGCGGGATATGGTCGGCGACGATGTCTCGACAGTTTCCAAGCACCTGACAGTGCTCAAGCAGGCCGGTGTGGTGGAAGACGAGAAGCGCGGTTTGCAGGTTTGGTATCGCCTCAGGGTGCCGTGTATCCTGAATTTCTTCGGATGTGTCGAGAGCGTGCTGCAGGCCAACGCGCGGCAGGCGGCCGCTGCGGCGAAGCGGTAGCGGGGCAGGCGAGGACCGCCGATCGAGTTGGGGCAGGCTCTGCCGCCCACATTAAGAAGCTTGACTATGACTGACTGGAAGCACGAATGGAAACCACTGGCAGCTATCGCAGCTGTTTTCCTGCTCGTCTATCACTTGCCGAACGAAAGCGCCCGTTTCAACGGCGCGGTCACGGAAGCTCTTGAATTGACGAGATGGTACGCGCGTGAGCATGTGCTGCTCTGCTTGATACCGGCGTTTTTCATCGCCGGGGCGATCGCCGTATTTGTCAGCAAAGCATCCGTTATGAAGTACCTGGGAGCCGGAGCAAACAAAGTTCTGGCGTATGGGGTGGCATCCGTGTCGGGCACGGTGCTGGCGGTCTGCTCCTGCACGGTGTTGCCCTTGTTCGCGGGTGTTTATCGCATGGGCGCCGGGCTCGGTCCGGCCAGTGCGTTTCTCTATTCCGGCCCGGCGATAAACGTGCTCGCGATCATTCTCACAGCGAGGATTCTCGGGCTGGAACTTGGGGCTGCCCGAGCCGTCGGGGCAGTCGTGTTCGCCATTCTGATCGGTCTCCTCATGCATGTCATCTTTCGGAAGGATGACACCGAGCGCGTGAACGCCCAGATGGCGCTGCCCGAAGAGAAGCCGGGACGCCCACTCTGGCAGACTGGTGTGTATTTCGGCCTCATGATTGCCATCCTGGTCTTTGCCAACTGGGCCGAGCCCGAGGCAGGCGCCGGTTTTTGGACGTGGGTCTATTCGTTCAAGTGGTGGATCACCTCGGTTGCGGCTGCACTTCTGGGGCTGGTGCTCGTGCTCTGGTTTGGATTCAGGGTCTGGCGTGTCGTCGCGGTCGGGCTGGCCGCGGCGCTGACGGCGGCAATTTTCCCGGAGACCCGGCTCACTCCCTTTTCTGTGGCGGTGGTCGGTTTGTCAGTCATTTCGGCCCGCAATAAAGGCGAAGGCGGTGAGTGGTTCGACCAGACCTGGGGTTTCGCTAAACAGATTTTGCCGCTGCTCCTCGCCGGAGTGCTGTTGTCAGGTCTGTTCCTGGGAAGGCCTGGCCACGAAGGGTTGATCCCGTCGGAGTGGATCGCCGCCTCCGTGGGCGGCAACTCCCTGGCGTCGAACCTGTTCGCGTCGGTGGTTGGAGCCTTCATGTACTTCGCGACACTGACCGAGGTACCAATCCTGCAGGGGCTGATCGGCAGCGGTATGGGCAAGGGTCCTGCACTGGCGCTGCTGCTCGCGGGACCGGCGCTGTCGCTTCCGAATATGCTCGTTCTTCGGTCGATCATGGGCACAAGAAAGACAATTGTGTATATTGTCCTGGTGGTGGCCATGGCCACTTTCACCGGAGTCGTGTATGGTGCGTTGTTCTGAGGAGATGGTACAATGAAAGACATAAAAGTCCTCGGCCCCGGATGCGCCCGGTGCCAGGAATTGCTCAGCCAGACTGAACGGGCCGCCCGCGAAATCGGCCTGGATTGCCAGGTCCAGAAAGTGACTGACATTCGTGAAATTACAACCTACGGCGTGATGATGACACCGGCGCTGGTGGTCGACGGCCAGGTCAAAGTGTCCGGAAAGGTGCCATCGCTCGACGACTTGAAAAAGTTGCTGAAATAGTTCAATCCCGAACGGCTTTTCGAGGTGATCAAATGAGGAATCGGATGTGGTTGTCGGTTGCGATTATGTTGTCAACAGGCGTGGTGGCTGTCGCTGAACAGCCCGCTGATGACAAGGCGGTGCGTGCGGTGGATACGGCAACTCAGGCACAAGAAGTGAGTACCGATTCCGCGACGGTCGTAAGTATCATCTACGCCACTTACTTTCACGGCGACGTCCGCTGTGCTACCTGCACCAAATTGGAGGCATACTCGCGCGAGGCGATTGAGGTCGGACTCGAGAAAGAGGTCAGGGACAGTCTGGTCGTTTTTCGAACGATCAATTGGGATCGGGAGGAAAACGCACATTATATTGATGATTATCAGCTCTACACCAAGGCGCTGATTCTGTCGCGGGTGGGCGGAGGCAAGGAGATTGCGTGGATAAACCTCGACAGCATCTGGCAGTTGGTGGGCGATAAAGAAGCTTACGTCAATTTCGTACAAAGGCAGACCAGGGCATTTCTGGCGGCGCCGAGCAAGTGATGGACACGCTGCTGCTTGCGGTCGGGTCGGCGTTCACGCTGGGGTTTCTTACATCGATTTCCCCCTGCCCGCTGGCGACCAATGTCGCGGCCATTTCGTATATAGGCAGACAAGTGACCAGCCCGGCTCGGGTGATTGCGACCGGCCTGATGTACACGCTGGGGCGGAGTGCGGTCTATGTGGCGGTAGGTGCGTTGACTGTAGCCGGAACCATGGCGGTGCCGAAGCTGTCGTTCTTCTTGCAGAATCACTTCAACGAATTTCTCGGGCCGATTCTTCTGGTGGCCGGCTTGATCCTGCTCGGCGCACTGCGCTTCAAAGGAACCGGTCCGGCTGTCGCAGAGGGCACGCAGGAGCGACTGGCTCGCCAAGGTCTTTGGGGCGGCGGTTTGCTCGGTGTTCTGTTTGCATTGTCCTTCTGTCCGGTTTCGGCCGCGCTTTACTTTGGCAGCCTGATACCACTGGCCGTGAAAAGCCAATCGACAATTCTGGTGCCCACCGTGTTTGGAATCGGCACGGCTATACCGGTGGTGGCGTTCGCGGTGCTGATTGCCGTCGGAACCCGGTTCATCGGCGGTGTGTTCAACCGCCTGACTGCGCTGGAACGCTGGGCACGCCTCACGACTGGTGTGGTCTTTGTACTGATCGGACTTTACCTTAGTGCGGTCCATATTCTGGGCGTGCAGTTGTTTTGAAATCGACAATAGAGAGCAGTCGGGAGCGATAAGGTCTGTTGTTGCGCTGTGCGTCTTGCGGCGGCGGGCTGCCCGACCAAAGGGGAGGGTCACCGGGGCGAATTTTCCTGTAAACAGTTGGTCGGGAATTCCCGTATTTGGAATGCGTATCAGAACTACGACAAACTACTACCGACAAAAGGAGTTCACTCATGGCTGACAACATGCCCAAGCACGGGACCTTCTGCTGGAACGAACTGGTCACCCGCGACACCGGCGCGGCCGGCAAGTTCTATTCCCAGCTCCTCGGTTGGAAACTGAACGATTCCGGCATGCCCGGTATGAACTACACGATGTTCAAAGTCGACGGGATGGAACAGAGCGCCGGCGGCATGGTGGCCATGCCGGCCCAGGTCCCCAAGGAGGTGCCGTCGCACTGGATGGCGTACATAACCGTGGACGATATCGACGCCACCTGTGCCAAAGTCAAGGAGTTGGGTGGACAAGTGCTGGTCGGCCCGATGCCGGTGCCGAACATGGGGCGGTTTATCACGGTGCTGGATCCCACCGGCGCGGCAGTTTCGTTCTTCCAGTTCGAGTAAGCGCTGAACGAAGGTGACATGGTTGCTGGTGCCCTCCGCGGCGCACGCTGCGCCGGTCACCTGTAAGTCACCCCAGGCCTGCCGAAGAGTGGCTTTGGCTGACGTGCTATCGAGATCCCTTTACGAGGCGTTGTCGCGCGAGAGTTGTCCCAATCCCACCTTAAATGGTGGGCTACCGGGGCGAATTGCGTGGGCGGCGCCCGTAGCCGGCTAGGCCAACCCCTCCATGAAAAGCGCCAGGTACCGATCTCTGAATTCAGATGCCGACATGCTTTCTATTGATGCCGACAGGCGATCCAGTTGACGGCAACGCGCTCGACTTTGCTCCAACACCAGGTGTCGGTGCTCCGAATGAAAGCGCAGCATTTCCCGGCGGCTGAATCGCTTTCGATAAAGCTGCTGCAGTCGATGATAGACTGCCGCGCGGATCAGGAACCTGTCGCGTCGTGCAGGGTAGGCCAGTTCATGTTCTTCCACGACCGGGAGATGCGGGAATCGTTCCGTAAGAGCACGGGCAAATAACCCCACGCCATCCTCTCTTATCCTGTTCCGGGCGCGATAGAGCTTTACGCGCTCGAGACCGCACGATGGCGACCGGCTTTTGAGAATGAAACCGCTCAAATCGGCGATATCGTCGCACCGCACACGCCCGCGGGCATAACGATTCATTTGCACGGTCCAATCGGTACCGCTGAAAACGCTAACCATGCGGGGTTCGTCGGGCGTTCCCTCGAGGCGCACCGGCTCTCTTGGGACGGGCAGCCCCATCTCGACTTCAGGACACACCGCCACGAATTCTACACACGACCTGAGAGTGTCGGTGATGTACGAATTCCGCTTGTCGCCGCCGTCAAAACGTACCGCGTGGCCCAGCAGGCAGGAACTGACGCCGATTTTGATGGTCGAGTTCTGGGGGGATCGCTTGCTGACTGTGGTCCATGTTGTCTGTTTGTTGGCCATGGTACGGTACGAAATATACAGATTTCCGCAGAGACAGCCAAGATGACGTTTCGTGGATGACAGTTTGGCGGAGGGGGTATGCCTGGTGCCCGGCAGATGCCCTCGTCTGCCGGCGGAGGGCAGGACCTCACGCGAGAGGCTTATCCACTTTGTGCGAGGGTCGTTTCAATCCCACCCGCAAGCTGGCGGGGCACAGTGGCGACCGGGGGCGCCCGAGTCGTCTGGCATCATGAAGGTGAATTCCACGGCCCAAAATGCCGATAATAACGTAAAGTATTCCCCGATGCCAGATTATTGCGTCTCGTGTTGGTGCTTCAAGACGGGCCGTACATGAGCTCCGGGGTCAACAGGTTTCGATTTGTCTGAGCAGAAATCAAAACAGAACCCGCTGGTGGCCGAGTTAGATCGGCTACGGTCGCGGCTCGCCGCATTACAAAATGCGATAGGTTGCCAACTGTCCGCGTCGCACTCTTGCGCGATCGACCCTCCTCCCGCCACATATACGTCCGGACGCTGTATCGGCCATTCGATAGTCGATCTCAGCTACGAGGAACTGTTCAACGCCATAGAGGAGGGAATTGGGATCGTTGACGAGAATGAAGTATTCATATTTGTCAATCCGGCATGCGCCGCCATTTTCGACCAGCCATACTGCGATGCGGTTCTGGGAACAACGGTTTTCGACTACATCAACGACGATTATAGGCCGGTAATCGATCAGCAAACCGCCCTTCGCAAAAGCAACCACGCCACTCGCTACGAGCTACCCATTATCTCCAGGAAAGGCGTGCACAAGCACGTTCTCGTGTCTGCGACCCCCAGGTTCGGTCGGGACGGAGAGTATCTCGGCGCTATTGGCGCGCTGCTTGATATCACCGCGCGGAAGAAGATGGAAGGTTCCGTTCGGAAGGCGGAGGAACGGTACCGCCTGTTATTCGAGGGAGCGGAAGAGGGGATCGTGGTGGCGCAGGGGAGCGCCGTGCGTCTGGCCAACCCGGCGTTTACAAAACTAATCGGGTACAGCCTCGAGGAATTGATGTCCTTGCCGTTTGCGGCTGTTATTCACCCGGACGATCGAGACATGGTTATCGATCGCTACCGGAGGCGGCTGGCAGGCCAACAAGTACCCACCGGCTACGATTTCCGGATTATCACCCGATACGGCGAGACGAGATGGGTGAGAATTCATGCAAGTCTGATCAGGTGGGAAGGTGAAGACGCTATTCTGTGTTTTCTGGCCGATGTCACCGAGTTGAAGAGGTTACAGGAGCAGGCCGAGCGCGCCCAGCGGCTGGAAGCTGCGGGCCGAATTGCCGGCCAGGTGGCTCATGACTTCAACAATCTACTCGGCCCACTGGTGGCCTATCCGCAGATTGTCAGGGAGGAACTGGGAAAAGACCATCCGGCGACGGTCTACCTTGATACCATCGAGTCGGCGGCCGAGCAGATGGCCGAGATCAACCAGCAGCTCCTTGCACTCGGAAGGCGCGGCCATTACGACCTGGAACCCGTTAACATCAATGACGTGATCAGGCTGGTGCTCGACCAGATAGGCCCACGGAGCGCGAGTCTTGTGATAGATACCAGGCTTGCCGATGATCTGCTCGCCATCAAAGCCGGCGCCTCACAGATGATGCGCGTGCTTTTGAATGTGGCAACCAACGCGATCGACGCCATGCCCGAGGCCGGCCTCCTCACAATCTCGACAGAAAACTGGTGCGTGAATAATGCCATTGACTCCCAACTTCAGATTGAGCCGGGGGAGTATGTCAAAGTGACTATCTCTGATACCGGCCCCGGCATTCCCGAATATATATTGGACCGGGTGTTCGAACCCTTCTTTACAACTAAGAAAGCCGATAAGAAGCGCGGCTCGGGACTGGGGCTGAGTGTGGTTCACGCCATTGTGCAGGATCACAAGGGGTACATCGACATCGCCGGCACGCCCGGCGAAGGCACCTCGGTGCATCTGTACTTTCCAGCGACACGGGAAGCAGTCGCCGGACCTGACGAGACAATGATAGTCGGTGGCACAGAGTCTGTGCTGGTGATCGATGATGATGCACTGCAGCGAGAGGTGGTGCAGAATCTGCTTGACCGGCTCGGGTATCGTGCGGAAGCCGTGAGATCCGGCGAAATAGCCGCAACTCTGCTTGGGTCGAGGAAATTCGACCTGCTCCTCATCGATATGACCATGCCGTCGGGAATGGACGGGGTGGATGTCTTCCGACGTGCCGTGCAGTTGAATCCGGAACAAAAGGCGATCATCATATCCGGCTTTGCCGAATCCGAGCGCGTAGAAGAAGCCAGACGCCTGGGGGTGGGCGCGTTTGTAAAGAAACCGCTCACGCTCCGATCGCTCGCTACGGCAGTACGTCGAGAGCTTGATTGCGTGATCGGGAAAACCGAAATCACAGCGACGCCATAATTCATCATTCAGTAGTGGAGTGGGGATCAAAACCCAAGTCGGGTTCCACGCCTGAAAAGTGCCCGGCCCCGCGCAGAAGCGCGGGGTCTTCATGTGCCGGTGGCCTTATAACCGTGCCCGGCAGATGCCCTCATCTGCCGGCGGAGGGCAGTTCTTCGCGCGAGAGGCATCTCAACCCTGCCATAAATGGTGGGCCACCGGGGTCGGTTTTGTAAAAGAGGCTTGTCCATCCCCCTCCAAGGGTGGGGCATCGGGGCAGGAGCCGACAGCGTTGTTCACTTGTAGTTTTCGCTCTCTTGAGTGTGGGAAGGTGCCCATAGTCTCTGTGTACGGTTTAGCGGCGGTACGGGGCGGTCACCGTGATAACCCTGAACCAGAACGACTTGAGGAATCTTTGGGGCACCACCCGATCGGCACGCCTTTTGTCACTACAGGCTTGACCGGCATACTGAATAAGGCTGGAGATATGTATGAAAAATGAACATGGCTTATCGCTTATCGAGGTTTTGGTGTCGATGATCATCCTGGCTGTCGGACTCTTGGGACTGGCGCCGCTGGTGGTTATGTCTATCGAGTCCAACAGCATGTCGCAGGACGCGATGACGGTCAGCAACCTGGCCAAGGAGACGATCGAGACCTACGAAAACGCCCCGTCGCTGCCCCTCCTGCCGTTCGAGAACGAGGAGACCGGCCTGGAGGGCTGCTATAATCGCGCCACTCGCATTTGGGACAACACAGTCGATACGCTGGTGCCGTCGGGCCTGTGTCGCGTGGAAGTGGTGATCTCCTGGGAGGACAAGATGGGCGTGTCGCGCTCGGCGACCTACTCGACTCTGCTTGATAAAGATTAGTCGGAGGTTTACAGATGTTCAGCAAAAAGCTTCGAAATACGGCGGGTGTCTCACTCATAGAAGTGATGATATCCCTTATTCTGACCGGCCTCCTGGCGACCGCGTCGTTTCAGTTCTACTCGTCTATGAACGGCAGCACGCTGACCCAGCAAAACGTCTCCGATCTGCAGCATATCTGCCGCACGACGGTGTACGAGCTGAAGAAGTGCCTGCGCATGGCCGGCTACAAGATCGGCGCCCACGTGCCGTACCAGGTTTCCGGCGATACTCTCTTCGTATATCAGCAGGGCACCCAGCCGGTAGATACGATTAGCTACTTTCTGGTTCCCGCAGCCGTTCCTGACCTGGAAGGCGAACGGGGGCGGCAGTTGTACCGTCTCGTGCGGAGGGTCAACGGCGCGAGCCCCGCGGTGATGTCCGACCAGTTGGTGGGGATTGACTATCAAATAGTCGACTCC is drawn from Candidatus Zixiibacteriota bacterium and contains these coding sequences:
- a CDS encoding metalloregulator ArsR/SmtB family transcription factor; translation: MNARMKTTYAARARIIKALAHPTRLLIVDQLARQERCVCELRDMVGDDVSTVSKHLTVLKQAGVVEDEKRGLQVWYRLRVPCILNFFGCVESVLQANARQAAAAAKR
- a CDS encoding permease, with the protein product MTDWKHEWKPLAAIAAVFLLVYHLPNESARFNGAVTEALELTRWYAREHVLLCLIPAFFIAGAIAVFVSKASVMKYLGAGANKVLAYGVASVSGTVLAVCSCTVLPLFAGVYRMGAGLGPASAFLYSGPAINVLAIILTARILGLELGAARAVGAVVFAILIGLLMHVIFRKDDTERVNAQMALPEEKPGRPLWQTGVYFGLMIAILVFANWAEPEAGAGFWTWVYSFKWWITSVAAALLGLVLVLWFGFRVWRVVAVGLAAALTAAIFPETRLTPFSVAVVGLSVISARNKGEGGEWFDQTWGFAKQILPLLLAGVLLSGLFLGRPGHEGLIPSEWIAASVGGNSLASNLFASVVGAFMYFATLTEVPILQGLIGSGMGKGPALALLLAGPALSLPNMLVLRSIMGTRKTIVYIVLVVAMATFTGVVYGALF
- a CDS encoding thioredoxin family protein — its product is MKDIKVLGPGCARCQELLSQTERAAREIGLDCQVQKVTDIREITTYGVMMTPALVVDGQVKVSGKVPSLDDLKKLLK
- a CDS encoding nitrophenyl compound nitroreductase subunit ArsF family protein, with protein sequence MWLSVAIMLSTGVVAVAEQPADDKAVRAVDTATQAQEVSTDSATVVSIIYATYFHGDVRCATCTKLEAYSREAIEVGLEKEVRDSLVVFRTINWDREENAHYIDDYQLYTKALILSRVGGGKEIAWINLDSIWQLVGDKEAYVNFVQRQTRAFLAAPSK
- a CDS encoding aromatic aminobenezylarsenical efflux permease ArsG family transporter — its product is MDTLLLAVGSAFTLGFLTSISPCPLATNVAAISYIGRQVTSPARVIATGLMYTLGRSAVYVAVGALTVAGTMAVPKLSFFLQNHFNEFLGPILLVAGLILLGALRFKGTGPAVAEGTQERLARQGLWGGGLLGVLFALSFCPVSAALYFGSLIPLAVKSQSTILVPTVFGIGTAIPVVAFAVLIAVGTRFIGGVFNRLTALERWARLTTGVVFVLIGLYLSAVHILGVQLF
- a CDS encoding VOC family protein is translated as MADNMPKHGTFCWNELVTRDTGAAGKFYSQLLGWKLNDSGMPGMNYTMFKVDGMEQSAGGMVAMPAQVPKEVPSHWMAYITVDDIDATCAKVKELGGQVLVGPMPVPNMGRFITVLDPTGAAVSFFQFE
- a CDS encoding DUF523 and DUF1722 domain-containing protein — translated: MANKQTTWTTVSKRSPQNSTIKIGVSSCLLGHAVRFDGGDKRNSYITDTLRSCVEFVAVCPEVEMGLPVPREPVRLEGTPDEPRMVSVFSGTDWTVQMNRYARGRVRCDDIADLSGFILKSRSPSCGLERVKLYRARNRIREDGVGLFARALTERFPHLPVVEEHELAYPARRDRFLIRAAVYHRLQQLYRKRFSRREMLRFHSEHRHLVLEQSRARCRQLDRLSASIESMSASEFRDRYLALFMEGLA
- a CDS encoding PAS domain S-box protein, which encodes MSEQKSKQNPLVAELDRLRSRLAALQNAIGCQLSASHSCAIDPPPATYTSGRCIGHSIVDLSYEELFNAIEEGIGIVDENEVFIFVNPACAAIFDQPYCDAVLGTTVFDYINDDYRPVIDQQTALRKSNHATRYELPIISRKGVHKHVLVSATPRFGRDGEYLGAIGALLDITARKKMEGSVRKAEERYRLLFEGAEEGIVVAQGSAVRLANPAFTKLIGYSLEELMSLPFAAVIHPDDRDMVIDRYRRRLAGQQVPTGYDFRIITRYGETRWVRIHASLIRWEGEDAILCFLADVTELKRLQEQAERAQRLEAAGRIAGQVAHDFNNLLGPLVAYPQIVREELGKDHPATVYLDTIESAAEQMAEINQQLLALGRRGHYDLEPVNINDVIRLVLDQIGPRSASLVIDTRLADDLLAIKAGASQMMRVLLNVATNAIDAMPEAGLLTISTENWCVNNAIDSQLQIEPGEYVKVTISDTGPGIPEYILDRVFEPFFTTKKADKKRGSGLGLSVVHAIVQDHKGYIDIAGTPGEGTSVHLYFPATREAVAGPDETMIVGGTESVLVIDDDALQREVVQNLLDRLGYRAEAVRSGEIAATLLGSRKFDLLLIDMTMPSGMDGVDVFRRAVQLNPEQKAIIISGFAESERVEEARRLGVGAFVKKPLTLRSLATAVRRELDCVIGKTEITATP
- a CDS encoding prepilin-type N-terminal cleavage/methylation domain-containing protein, giving the protein MKNEHGLSLIEVLVSMIILAVGLLGLAPLVVMSIESNSMSQDAMTVSNLAKETIETYENAPSLPLLPFENEETGLEGCYNRATRIWDNTVDTLVPSGLCRVEVVISWEDKMGVSRSATYSTLLDKD
- a CDS encoding prepilin-type N-terminal cleavage/methylation domain-containing protein — its product is MFSKKLRNTAGVSLIEVMISLILTGLLATASFQFYSSMNGSTLTQQNVSDLQHICRTTVYELKKCLRMAGYKIGAHVPYQVSGDTLFVYQQGTQPVDTISYFLVPAAVPDLEGERGRQLYRLVRRVNGASPAVMSDQLVGIDYQIVDSANVNITVTAESVRRDHEYTENDGYKRYSLVERVKIRNVN